One Spirochaetota bacterium genomic window, GGGCCTCGAAGGACGCCGCGCGTGCACACGGACAGACAACCGGCGGTGCCGGATATCCGATCGTATCCGCTTTTCAGATACACTCCGTAATTTTTTATGTCAATCATTATCTAGTGCCCGCCCTCAAAAAGTTTCATCATATCACGCCGTGGCAATATGACGACATGGGCGGCATCAATGCATTGGATATGGAGCATGAATATTTTAATTGAAAAATAAAGGCTGTCCATTTACCTTCTACCATTGTCTCCCGGATATGTCTATTTAAAGCCAATCCGTGGACAAGGCCTTCGCGGCGAAAATGAAGGCATCGGGATCCTGTTTCTCTGATAAAACGATAAAGGCGTCAATGGAAAAGAACCTCATACCCGAAAATATCCACGTTGAAGGCATCAAAGTCGACCTAAAAAGCGTCAGGCCGGGGGCGGTTTACAGCCATAATGTATACGATGAATACGGCGTCCAGATCGTCGCCGCCAACTCCCCGCTCACCGACGAGATGATACGGTCCCGCCTCGAGCGCGGGCTTCGCTACCTCTACTACAGCAAATCCTTCGACGCGGGATCGAATCCTGCCGGTCTCGACCTGACCAAAAACGCCGTCTCCTCCGCGACCCAGGCCCGTGCCCGGGAAACGTCAAAGGCCATACTCGAGGAAATCGCCGAGCGCCTTCACATGGGCCAGGAGATCGACATCTCGCGCGTGAAGATCAGCAAGTCCAAAGAGCTCATCGAGGGAATCATCGACGAGGTCGCCCAGAACGACGACGCGGTGCTCGTTACGCTCAAGGAGCTCAAGAACTACGACGAGTACACGTTCGTACATTCGGCGAACGTCGCGGTGATCGCTTCGACTCTCGCGGTGCGTCTGGGCTACAGCCGCGACCGGACCATAGAGATCGGGGTCGGCGGGCTGCTCCATGATATCGGCAAGGCGATCGTCGGCTTCCGAATCGTCAACAAGCCGACCGAGCTGACCGTTGAAGAGATAAAAAACCTCATGGAGCACCCCCATTACGGCTACAAGATTTCGGAGAACAACCGTAACATCACAAGGTTCCAGAAACAGGCCATTCTCCTCCATCACGAACGCCCCGACGGAATGGGATATCCCTTCGGATTTGATTTTCACAGTTTCATCGCCAGGGTGCCGAGAGACGTGCGCTTGATCAGCATATGCGACGCGTTCAGCGCCCTCACCACCGAGCGCGCCTACAAACCCGCCTACACGCACAAGCGTGCCCTCCGCATCATGCAGAACGGAGTGCACGCCTCTTTCAAGAGACACTCCCAGTTCATTTACGATGATTTTCGCGATTTCATCAAGGGGATCGGCTTCATGATCAACATGGGCGACTACATATTCGACGCCGAGGAAATGATTCGCCTCAACACGGGCGAGATCGCAAGGATACTTGAACTAAGAAGAAACAATTCCCTCAATCCGGTCGTGAGGCTGCTCACGGACAAAAAGCTCCAGCCCCATAAACGGGAGATTGTCTTAGACCTCGAAAACGATTTCTCGGTCTACATTGCCAATATCCTCGACAAAACCTCGGTCGACACGCACATGCTCTCGCTGCGCACGGTGTAGGCGACCCTACTCCACCGTCACGCTTTTGGCGAGGTTGCGCGGCTGGTCCACATCGCAGCCGCGCATGACGGCGATGTGATACGCCAGGAGCTGCAGCGGCACGACCGTCAGGAGCGGTGAAACGATCTTCTTGGTCGCCGGCACATAAATGACGTGCTGTGCGAGGGACCGTATCTCCTCATCGCCCTCGTTCGCTATCGCTATGATCCGGCCGTTTCGCGCGCGCACCTCCTGCATATTGCTCACGATCTTGTCGTACACCTCGTCACGCGGCGCGATAAAGACCACCGGCATGTTCTCGTCGATGAGGGCGATCGGTCCATGCTTCATCTCGGCCGCGGGGTAGCCTTCCGCGTGGACATATGATATTTCCTTCAGCTTTAGCGCCCCCTCGAGCGCCACGGGGAAATGTATGCCCCGGCCAAGGTAAAGAAAATTCCTGCTCTCGCTGTAGATGCGCGCTATCTCCCGGATCGCGTCGCTATCGTCGAGGATTCTCTGAACGTACTCGGGGATTTTTATCAAATCCTCGATAATCGCCCTTCCCTTTTCGGCGGTCATGTCCCTGCGGCGCGAGAGAAGGATCGTTATGAGGATGAGCACCGTGATCTGCGAAGTGAAGGCCTTGGTGGATGCGACGCCGATCTCGGGACCGGCATGGATGTACACTCCGCCGTCGCTCTCGCGCGCGATGGTGCTGCCCACCACGTTGGTAAGCCCCAGGACCCTTACCCCCCGCGCCTTCGCCTCGCGCAGCGCCGCGAGCGTGTCCGCTGTCTCGCCCGACTGGCTGATCACTATTACCAGGTCTCCCTTTCGGAGAATGGGACGCCGGTAGCGAAACTCGGACGCGTACTCGACCTCCACGGGTATGCGCGCGTACTGTTCGATGAGATACTCGCCGACCAGCCCCGCGTGCCAGGAGGTCCCGCAGGCGATAAAGATGATCCGCTCGATGCCGTTGAGGTCTTCCTCCGAAAGACGGAGGCCGTCGAGACGCGAGGTGCCCATGTTCTGAAGAATCCTGCCCCGAAAGGCGTTCTGTATTGTATCCGGCTGCTCGAAAATCTCCTTGAGCATGAAATGGTCGTATCCCTGCTTTTCGATCAGGGCGATGTCCCAGTCTATGTCCTCGACGGTTTTATTTTTCCTGTTCTTGTTTAGGTCATAGGTACGATACTCGCCGCCGGTGATCTCGACCATCTCGTTGTCTTCGAGATAGAGCACCCTGCGCGTGTGCTCCACGATGGCGCTTGCGTCGGAGGCCAGGATCATCTCGTTCTCGCCCACGCCGAGTATGAGCGGGCTTCCCCGCCGCGCGGCGATTATTTTTTCCGGCTCGTCGTTCGAGACCACGGCGATTCCGAAAGTCCCCTCGACCTTGGAGAGCGCCTTCATCACCGAATCGATGAGCGTGTTGTCAGAGTAATAATACTCGATAAGATGGACGATCACCTCGGTGTCGGTCTCGCTTAAAATGGTGTGGCCCTTATCAATGAGTGTTTTTTTAATCGTCGCGAAGTTTTCGATTATTCCGTTATGCACAAGCGCGATCTTTCCGGCGCAGCACAGGTGCGGGTGCGCGTTACGGTCCGAGGGGGCGCCGTGCGTCGCCCACCGGGTATGCCCTATTCCGGTCCGATATGCCTCGAGCGATGGGTAATCGAGGATCCCCTCGAGTTCCGCTATCTTCCCCTTTTTCTTCCGGTAATACATCCCGCCGTTAACAAGCGCGATTCCCGCGGAATCATAACCGCGGTACTCGAGCCGCTTCAGGCCGCGCACGATGATTTCAGCGGCGCTTCGTTTACCTACATACCCTATTATTCCACACATTGCATGTGCTCCTTTTCATCCGTCATCGGTCCCGCATCTCCCCCGTGGTCGGCGCGGGCCCTTTCGATAATACCGGACGCATATCTTCCAGCACGACGACCACCGCCCTGGGCGGTCCGTCATCGAGCCTGAACCGCCTCAGCTTTCCCTCGAGCGAAACCAGCACCGGGCCGCGCCACCACTGCGAGGGCTTCGGGAGGTCGCCCCCCGACAGCGTCCCGAGATCGGCGGTGCCGATCTCTCCGCTTATCTCGAGCCAGGAACCGTATCGAAATCGACAGCGGAATCGGCGCTCGGTCAGTACCTCCGGGAAAATGAGCGGATAATCGTATCCGGTGGCGAAGCTCCGGCCGATACCGTCCGCCAGGTGGGCCTGAAGCTCCCGCCGGTAAAACCGCCTGCTTCCGAACAGGCCGTCGTCCCACCTACGGTAAAGGACCTCCGCTCGCCTGCGCACCTGGTGCGCCGCGGAATCGACGGTTGCAATCCCTTCGGCGCCCGTCACGGGGGGGCTCTCTCCGGGAAACAGGGACAACAACAGTGCGGTGGCCAGGATGAGGGAAAGATTTATACGGTTTTTCAATTACGGCCGGTATATCTCCAGGTATTTAATGCCTCGTCGCTTGTCCAATCGGTACGGCTCAGCCGCGGAGTAACGGCCGTAAATCCGTTTCCACCGCGGCCGTAACCGGCACCATCAGAATTATGCTTACCGGAATTATGCCCCGACTATCGCCTCGGCGGGACATGCATCCACGCAGGTCCCGCAATCGGTGCAGGTGTCCCCGTCGATAACATAGGTGTCCTTTCCTTCCTTGATCGCGGAGACCGGGCACTCGTCGACGCAGGCCCCGCACATGGTGCAGTCGGTGGTGATTTTAAAAGCCATGGCTTCCTCCAAAAAAGTTTCCCACACTATAACCGGCAAATTAAAAGTCAAACTAAAATTACCGCATCGCCGGTTCGCCGACGCGGCGATTTTTTCGCTACAGCAACAGAAATAAGAGTAATACGACAAGCAGCACAACGACGCCGGCTATGATGCCGATCATCATGCTGTTCGAAGCCTGTCGCATCGTCTCCTCAACGACCGGGTCGCCGGTTTTTATCCGGATGTCCTGCTCCTCGTCCGCCCTGCCAAGGATGCCTTTGGCTATCTGGACAAAAACCTTGTACCCCTCCTTGGGGTGATATTTAATCGAGTATACGGTCGCGCCCACCGGTTTGACCTTGTCGCCGGTGATCAGATTGAGCTGTTTAAGTATCTTGTACGCGACGGGGCTGGTGCTGTCGAGCATCACCTGGACGTGATCGCCCGGTCTCAGGCTTGAGATATTGCGTCCCTT contains:
- a CDS encoding HD domain-containing phosphohydrolase; translation: MKASGSCFSDKTIKASMEKNLIPENIHVEGIKVDLKSVRPGAVYSHNVYDEYGVQIVAANSPLTDEMIRSRLERGLRYLYYSKSFDAGSNPAGLDLTKNAVSSATQARARETSKAILEEIAERLHMGQEIDISRVKISKSKELIEGIIDEVAQNDDAVLVTLKELKNYDEYTFVHSANVAVIASTLAVRLGYSRDRTIEIGVGGLLHDIGKAIVGFRIVNKPTELTVEEIKNLMEHPHYGYKISENNRNITRFQKQAILLHHERPDGMGYPFGFDFHSFIARVPRDVRLISICDAFSALTTERAYKPAYTHKRALRIMQNGVHASFKRHSQFIYDDFRDFIKGIGFMINMGDYIFDAEEMIRLNTGEIARILELRRNNSLNPVVRLLTDKKLQPHKREIVLDLENDFSVYIANILDKTSVDTHMLSLRTV
- the glmS gene encoding glutamine--fructose-6-phosphate transaminase (isomerizing), whose protein sequence is MCGIIGYVGKRSAAEIIVRGLKRLEYRGYDSAGIALVNGGMYYRKKKGKIAELEGILDYPSLEAYRTGIGHTRWATHGAPSDRNAHPHLCCAGKIALVHNGIIENFATIKKTLIDKGHTILSETDTEVIVHLIEYYYSDNTLIDSVMKALSKVEGTFGIAVVSNDEPEKIIAARRGSPLILGVGENEMILASDASAIVEHTRRVLYLEDNEMVEITGGEYRTYDLNKNRKNKTVEDIDWDIALIEKQGYDHFMLKEIFEQPDTIQNAFRGRILQNMGTSRLDGLRLSEEDLNGIERIIFIACGTSWHAGLVGEYLIEQYARIPVEVEYASEFRYRRPILRKGDLVIVISQSGETADTLAALREAKARGVRVLGLTNVVGSTIARESDGGVYIHAGPEIGVASTKAFTSQITVLILITILLSRRRDMTAEKGRAIIEDLIKIPEYVQRILDDSDAIREIARIYSESRNFLYLGRGIHFPVALEGALKLKEISYVHAEGYPAAEMKHGPIALIDENMPVVFIAPRDEVYDKIVSNMQEVRARNGRIIAIANEGDEEIRSLAQHVIYVPATKKIVSPLLTVVPLQLLAYHIAVMRGCDVDQPRNLAKSVTVE
- a CDS encoding 4Fe-4S binding protein, with the protein product MAFKITTDCTMCGACVDECPVSAIKEGKDTYVIDGDTCTDCGTCVDACPAEAIVGA